One window of Mus caroli chromosome 11, CAROLI_EIJ_v1.1, whole genome shotgun sequence genomic DNA carries:
- the LOC110304664 gene encoding olfactory receptor 1468-like isoform X2, with translation MQGTTERNQTAISQFLLLGLPIPLEYQHLFYALFLAMYLTTVLGNLIIIILIHLDSHLHTPMYSFLSNLSFSDLCFSSVTMPKLLQNMQSQDPSIPYAGCLAQMYFFLFFADLESFLLVAMAYDRYVAICFPLHYMSIMSPKLCVSLVLLSWVLTTFHAMLHTLLMARLSFCEDNVIPHFFCDMSALLKLSCSDTHVNELVIFVMGSLILVIPFVLILVSYARIVSSILKVPSARGIHKAFSTCGSHLSVVSLFYGTVIGLYLCPSSDNSTVKDTVMAMMYTVVTPMLNPFIYSLRNRDMKGALISVLCKKKILFCL, from the coding sequence ATGCAGGGCACCACAGAAAGGAATCAAACTGccatctcccagttcctcctcctggGCCTGCCCATCCCCCTAGAGTATCAGCACCTGTTCTATGCCCTGTTCCTGGCCATGTACCTCACCACTGTCCTGGGGAACCTCATCATTATCATCCTCATTCATCTGGACTCccatctccacacacccatgtattcTTTTCTCAGCAACTTGTccttctctgatctctgcttttcctctgtcacAATGCCCAAATTGCTGCAGAACATGCAGAGCCAGGATCCATCAATTCCCTATGCAGGATGCCTGGCACAAATGtactttttcctgttttttgcAGACCTTGAAAGCTTCCTCCTTGTggccatggcctatgaccgctatgtggccatctgcttcCCCCTTCATTACATGAGCATCATGAGCCCCAAGCTCTGTGTGAGTCTGGTGCTGCTGTCCTGGGTGTTGACCACCTTCCATGCCATGTTGCACACCCTGCTTATGGCCAGATTGTCATTCTGTGAGGACAATGTGATCCCCCACTTTTTCTGTGACATGTCTGCTCTGCTGAAGCTGTCCTGCTCTGACACCCATGTTAATGAATTGGTGATATTTGTCATGGGAAGCCTGATCCTTGTCATTCCATTTGTGCTCATCCTTGTGTCCTATGCACGAATTGTGTCCTCCATTCTCAAGGTCCCGTCTGCTCGAGGCATCCATAAAGCCTTCTCcacctgtggctcccacctgtctgTGGTGTCACTGTTCTATGGGACAGTCATTGGTCTGTACTTATGTCCATCATCTGATAACTCTACTGTGAAGGACACTGTCATGGCCATGATGTACACAGTGGTGACTCCCATGCTGAACCCCttcatctacagcctgaggaacagaGACATGAAGGGGGCCCTAATTAGTGTTCTTTGCAAGAAGAAAATTCTTTTCTGTCTATGA
- the LOC110304664 gene encoding olfactory receptor 1468-like isoform X1, translated as MSQMQGTTERNQTAISQFLLLGLPIPLEYQHLFYALFLAMYLTTVLGNLIIIILIHLDSHLHTPMYSFLSNLSFSDLCFSSVTMPKLLQNMQSQDPSIPYAGCLAQMYFFLFFADLESFLLVAMAYDRYVAICFPLHYMSIMSPKLCVSLVLLSWVLTTFHAMLHTLLMARLSFCEDNVIPHFFCDMSALLKLSCSDTHVNELVIFVMGSLILVIPFVLILVSYARIVSSILKVPSARGIHKAFSTCGSHLSVVSLFYGTVIGLYLCPSSDNSTVKDTVMAMMYTVVTPMLNPFIYSLRNRDMKGALISVLCKKKILFCL; from the coding sequence ATGCAGGGCACCACAGAAAGGAATCAAACTGccatctcccagttcctcctcctggGCCTGCCCATCCCCCTAGAGTATCAGCACCTGTTCTATGCCCTGTTCCTGGCCATGTACCTCACCACTGTCCTGGGGAACCTCATCATTATCATCCTCATTCATCTGGACTCccatctccacacacccatgtattcTTTTCTCAGCAACTTGTccttctctgatctctgcttttcctctgtcacAATGCCCAAATTGCTGCAGAACATGCAGAGCCAGGATCCATCAATTCCCTATGCAGGATGCCTGGCACAAATGtactttttcctgttttttgcAGACCTTGAAAGCTTCCTCCTTGTggccatggcctatgaccgctatgtggccatctgcttcCCCCTTCATTACATGAGCATCATGAGCCCCAAGCTCTGTGTGAGTCTGGTGCTGCTGTCCTGGGTGTTGACCACCTTCCATGCCATGTTGCACACCCTGCTTATGGCCAGATTGTCATTCTGTGAGGACAATGTGATCCCCCACTTTTTCTGTGACATGTCTGCTCTGCTGAAGCTGTCCTGCTCTGACACCCATGTTAATGAATTGGTGATATTTGTCATGGGAAGCCTGATCCTTGTCATTCCATTTGTGCTCATCCTTGTGTCCTATGCACGAATTGTGTCCTCCATTCTCAAGGTCCCGTCTGCTCGAGGCATCCATAAAGCCTTCTCcacctgtggctcccacctgtctgTGGTGTCACTGTTCTATGGGACAGTCATTGGTCTGTACTTATGTCCATCATCTGATAACTCTACTGTGAAGGACACTGTCATGGCCATGATGTACACAGTGGTGACTCCCATGCTGAACCCCttcatctacagcctgaggaacagaGACATGAAGGGGGCCCTAATTAGTGTTCTTTGCAAGAAGAAAATTCTTTTCTGTCTATGA